The Microscilla marina ATCC 23134 genome includes a region encoding these proteins:
- a CDS encoding aminotransferase class I/II-fold pyridoxal phosphate-dependent enzyme: MSSRKKTLSAQYYSIGQLRINRWDELKTKTEELSHCNEGSANEIKYRNEVEQLLNDLASVEQYFVIPGKTVIDKLTKSLEKRAYGVLAHIAKNTTRQLINDVYSGSAEDDKESLETDLGHDMQQTSKKNYFEVLVLDNLNSVDETALHQKISELHDPGDQFIYNVIVQRSFQDALITLFFNPNIQAVVIHYAPPYRSTNITPLIRPYIQNVLKFNLEAVPEAQLGPRTGKLINQFRPELDVYYVTDTALGDLKNSTLNTFRRIYYRKEDLQELHLAVIRGIRERYHTPFFSALKEYSQKPTSIFHAMPISRGNSVFKSKWVKDFGDFYGRNMFLAETSSTTGGMDSLLQPTGPLKKAQEMASEAYGSQRTFFVTNGTSTANKIVLQALVEPGDLVLIDRDCHKSHHYGLVLSGAYPVYLDSYPVEKYSIYGAVPLEQILEKLLVLKKAGRLNKVKMLLLTNCTFDGIVYNVQRVMERVLAIKPDMVFLWDEAWFAFAGFTYNYKQRTGMFSANKLYRKYQSETYRKQYLEHVQGLKEGEEPILPDPDKVRIRVYSTQSTHKTLSSFRQGSMIHIWDESFRKKTENTFLEAYMTHTSTSPNYQMLASLDIGRRQVQFEGYEMVERSIELAMVFRAKVNDTPLLSKYFDVLTVQDFIPDEFRDSGLSEFYDPETGWNRLEEAWENDEFMLDPTKITLFIGKTGIDGDTFKNKYLMDQYNIQINKTSRNTVLFMTNIGTTRSSVAYLTKILIKIATQLDEHFNSLNTREREIADARVQSLTLDVPPLPDFSKFHSSFLAVPGVPGGNLRAAYFLAYSEENCEYISMLECKAAVEQGREMVASSFVIPYPPGFPILVPGQVVSKEIISFMLALDVSEIHGYRADLGLRIFRDSVLNRQKTGTAMGAMGQSKKKIKI; the protein is encoded by the coding sequence ACTGAAGAATTATCTCATTGTAATGAAGGATCTGCCAATGAAATCAAGTACAGAAACGAGGTCGAGCAATTGCTCAATGATTTAGCATCAGTCGAACAATACTTTGTCATACCTGGCAAGACTGTTATTGATAAATTAACCAAATCATTAGAAAAAAGGGCGTATGGAGTGTTGGCACACATTGCCAAGAACACCACACGCCAGCTGATCAATGATGTATACAGTGGCAGTGCCGAAGATGACAAGGAGTCTCTGGAAACAGATTTGGGTCATGATATGCAACAAACTTCCAAAAAGAATTATTTTGAAGTACTTGTACTGGATAACCTGAATTCTGTAGATGAAACAGCTTTACACCAAAAGATTTCTGAATTGCATGATCCAGGTGATCAGTTTATCTATAATGTGATTGTACAGCGTTCCTTTCAGGATGCGCTGATTACTCTTTTTTTTAACCCTAATATCCAAGCTGTTGTTATTCACTATGCGCCACCATACCGCTCAACGAATATCACCCCATTGATAAGACCGTACATTCAAAATGTACTCAAATTTAATCTTGAGGCTGTTCCAGAAGCTCAATTGGGTCCACGTACAGGGAAACTGATCAATCAATTCAGACCAGAACTTGATGTCTATTATGTCACAGATACCGCACTGGGAGATTTGAAAAACAGTACACTCAATACCTTCAGAAGGATTTATTATCGCAAAGAAGATTTGCAAGAATTGCACTTGGCGGTTATCAGAGGCATCAGGGAAAGGTATCATACTCCGTTTTTCAGTGCCCTAAAAGAATACAGTCAAAAACCAACAAGTATCTTTCATGCCATGCCCATATCCCGGGGAAACTCCGTTTTCAAGTCTAAATGGGTCAAAGATTTTGGCGATTTCTATGGAAGAAATATGTTTTTGGCAGAAACATCCTCTACAACTGGAGGCATGGATTCTTTGTTGCAACCAACCGGACCGCTAAAGAAAGCCCAGGAAATGGCTTCAGAAGCTTATGGTTCTCAACGTACATTTTTTGTAACAAATGGTACTTCCACTGCCAATAAGATAGTACTGCAAGCACTGGTAGAGCCAGGCGATTTGGTGCTCATCGATAGAGATTGCCATAAATCGCATCATTATGGGCTGGTGCTTTCTGGTGCTTACCCTGTGTACCTGGATTCTTACCCTGTTGAAAAATATTCCATCTACGGGGCAGTGCCTTTAGAACAAATCCTGGAAAAACTATTGGTATTGAAGAAAGCGGGGCGATTGAATAAAGTAAAAATGCTTTTGCTTACGAATTGTACTTTTGATGGGATAGTGTATAATGTACAACGTGTCATGGAAAGAGTGCTGGCTATAAAACCAGACATGGTTTTTCTTTGGGACGAAGCCTGGTTTGCATTTGCCGGATTTACCTATAATTACAAACAAAGAACAGGTATGTTCAGTGCAAATAAGCTTTACCGAAAATATCAATCTGAAACCTATCGGAAACAATACCTTGAACATGTGCAAGGACTAAAAGAAGGAGAAGAGCCAATCCTCCCTGATCCGGACAAAGTACGTATTCGGGTATATTCTACCCAAAGTACACACAAAACATTGAGCAGTTTTCGACAGGGTTCAATGATCCATATTTGGGATGAAAGTTTCCGGAAAAAGACAGAGAATACTTTTTTGGAAGCCTATATGACCCACACCTCTACTTCGCCAAACTATCAGATGCTTGCTTCTCTCGATATAGGAAGGCGGCAAGTACAGTTTGAAGGCTATGAAATGGTAGAGCGAAGCATCGAACTGGCGATGGTTTTCCGAGCCAAAGTGAATGATACCCCCTTGCTGAGTAAATACTTTGATGTACTCACTGTACAAGATTTTATTCCAGATGAATTTAGGGACAGTGGGTTGAGTGAGTTTTATGACCCTGAAACAGGGTGGAACCGCCTGGAAGAAGCCTGGGAGAATGATGAGTTTATGCTCGACCCAACAAAAATCACTTTGTTTATAGGCAAGACAGGTATAGATGGTGATACTTTCAAAAACAAGTATCTGATGGATCAATACAACATCCAGATCAATAAAACCTCCAGAAATACGGTCTTGTTTATGACCAATATCGGAACTACAAGAAGTAGTGTTGCCTATCTTACCAAAATATTAATAAAAATTGCGACACAGTTGGACGAGCATTTTAATTCGCTGAACACACGTGAAAGAGAAATAGCCGATGCGCGTGTACAGTCACTGACGCTGGATGTACCACCATTACCAGATTTTAGCAAGTTTCATTCTTCATTTTTGGCGGTGCCAGGTGTGCCAGGAGGAAACCTAAGGGCGGCTTATTTTCTTGCATATAGTGAAGAAAACTGTGAATATATCTCGATGCTCGAATGTAAAGCAGCTGTAGAACAAGGGAGGGAGATGGTGGCTTCTTCTTTTGTTATTCCATACCCTCCCGGGTTTCCCATACTTGTACCTGGACAGGTGGTGAGTAAAGAGATTATTTCTTTTATGCTGGCATTAGATGTCTCTGAAATTCATGGGTATCGTGCCGACCTTGGTCTTCGGATATTCCGTGACTCTGTGCTGAATCGTCAAAAAACAGGAACAGCGATGGGAGCTATGGGACAATCAAAAAAAAAAATAAAAATTTAA
- a CDS encoding NAD-dependent succinate-semialdehyde dehydrogenase, with protein MEFNSINPYNDQMVGQHTAQTEQEVADALKKAEDAFNSWKKVPLATRASFMVKAGSVLRDNIEEYARMITLEMGKPMAESRSEINKCAWVCDYYATHAEQFLRAETIETDAQKSLVKHEPIGCVLAIMPWNFPFWQVFRFAAPALMAGNTGLLKHAPNVFGCAKQIEEVFIKAGFPSGVFQNLIVHHDQTESIIAHETIKAVTLTGSERAGAAVAEMAGRYIKKSLLELGGNNAFIVWEDADIDQAVKTAVGARMLNAGQSCIAAKRFILIESIYDEFVSKFTTAVQNLKSGDPIDEQTEVGPLARKDLADQLQAQVQKSIQSGAQLLLGGNQKNCYHEPTVLGDVKPGMPAFDEETFGPLAAMIKVKDAKEAFELSEQSKYGLGVTVFTRNVEKALSMSDQVSDGAYFINQLVKSDPRLPFGGTKRSGYGRELAKDGMMEFINRKTIYVG; from the coding sequence ATGGAATTCAATAGTATAAACCCATACAATGATCAAATGGTTGGTCAACACACTGCTCAAACTGAACAAGAAGTAGCTGATGCGCTGAAAAAAGCAGAAGATGCATTTAATTCCTGGAAAAAAGTACCCCTAGCTACACGTGCCTCTTTCATGGTAAAGGCAGGAAGTGTACTACGTGATAATATAGAAGAATACGCGCGGATGATTACCCTGGAGATGGGTAAACCTATGGCAGAATCTCGATCAGAAATCAATAAATGTGCTTGGGTATGTGATTACTATGCCACCCATGCCGAGCAATTCCTTAGGGCAGAAACAATAGAAACAGATGCCCAAAAAAGCTTGGTGAAACATGAGCCTATCGGTTGTGTATTGGCAATTATGCCTTGGAACTTTCCATTTTGGCAAGTTTTTCGTTTTGCTGCGCCCGCACTCATGGCAGGAAACACTGGTTTGCTCAAGCACGCCCCCAATGTATTTGGCTGTGCCAAACAAATAGAAGAAGTTTTCATCAAAGCAGGTTTCCCTTCAGGGGTTTTTCAAAACTTGATTGTGCACCATGATCAAACAGAAAGTATCATAGCGCATGAAACTATAAAGGCAGTTACGCTTACCGGAAGCGAGCGGGCGGGTGCCGCTGTAGCAGAAATGGCAGGAAGGTATATCAAAAAATCGTTGTTGGAATTAGGTGGCAACAATGCTTTTATTGTATGGGAAGATGCAGACATTGACCAGGCAGTGAAAACAGCAGTTGGCGCGCGGATGCTCAATGCCGGGCAAAGTTGTATTGCTGCCAAGCGCTTTATTCTGATAGAAAGTATTTACGATGAATTTGTTTCTAAATTTACTACTGCTGTTCAGAACCTAAAATCTGGCGATCCTATAGATGAGCAGACCGAAGTGGGTCCATTGGCTCGAAAAGACTTAGCAGACCAATTGCAGGCACAAGTACAGAAGTCGATCCAATCAGGTGCGCAATTATTGCTTGGAGGAAATCAAAAGAATTGCTATCACGAGCCCACCGTTCTGGGCGATGTTAAGCCTGGAATGCCCGCTTTTGATGAGGAAACTTTTGGTCCACTGGCTGCCATGATCAAGGTAAAAGATGCAAAAGAGGCATTCGAACTATCTGAACAGTCAAAATATGGATTGGGCGTGACAGTGTTTACCCGCAATGTAGAGAAAGCCTTGTCTATGTCTGATCAAGTGAGCGATGGCGCCTACTTTATCAATCAATTAGTCAAATCTGACCCAAGATTACCTTTTGGCGGAACAAAGCGCTCTGGCTATGGGCGCGAACTAGCCAAAGATGGGATGATGGAGTTCATCAATCGAAAGACAATTTATGTAGGGTAG
- a CDS encoding CHAD domain-containing protein codes for MNPTPTNDTSNTLTLWHQHFKDILTTFERYAAKIYAFEDEEDVHQARVALRTITTLTGFLKSSPHKDIDPKLLNQAHLQSRQILKALGKIRDFDVMVGHVDKINAGSFQLHTLVQALRLERKIARIELVLHLPKHLNKSFFKLWQTFLESYLPLHVQHLKTKRHFKKLHKKFDKRYLNYLTQRDINGTTHPRTFEALHEVRLVTKNLRYAYTYLDFALHQADAKTIKTKVKSYKLIQEELGLMNDYTNLRAKVHQMLEDYPYLINRDTLGFQDKVNKKLKKSLKKIKLPKLKSINHISG; via the coding sequence ATGAACCCAACTCCAACAAATGACACCAGTAACACTTTGACGCTGTGGCACCAGCACTTTAAAGATATACTCACTACCTTTGAGCGCTATGCAGCTAAAATATATGCGTTCGAAGACGAAGAAGATGTACACCAGGCAAGGGTTGCCTTGCGCACCATTACTACCCTTACTGGCTTTCTGAAATCATCGCCTCACAAAGACATTGACCCTAAGTTGCTAAACCAAGCACATTTGCAGTCTCGACAAATACTCAAAGCTTTGGGCAAAATACGTGACTTTGATGTAATGGTGGGGCATGTGGACAAAATAAACGCAGGGAGCTTTCAGCTGCATACATTGGTGCAAGCCCTCAGGCTAGAGCGAAAAATAGCGCGTATAGAACTGGTACTGCACTTGCCCAAGCATCTCAACAAGAGTTTTTTTAAACTTTGGCAAACGTTTCTGGAATCATACCTGCCTTTGCATGTGCAACACCTCAAAACCAAACGCCACTTTAAGAAGCTACACAAAAAATTTGACAAAAGGTATTTGAACTACCTCACTCAACGAGACATCAATGGAACTACCCATCCCCGTACATTTGAGGCATTGCACGAGGTCCGTCTTGTGACCAAAAACCTGCGCTATGCTTATACCTACCTTGACTTTGCGCTTCACCAAGCAGATGCCAAGACCATTAAAACCAAAGTAAAAAGCTATAAATTAATTCAAGAAGAGTTGGGCTTAATGAACGACTACACCAACCTGAGAGCCAAGGTGCATCAAATGCTGGAAGATTATCCTTATTTGATCAATCGAGATACGTTGGGCTTTCAGGATAAGGTAAATAAAAAGCTTAAAAAAAGCCTTAAAAAAATAAAACTTCCCAAGCTAAAATCAATCAATCATATCAGCGGTTAA
- a CDS encoding biotin carboxylase translates to MSKVDKPENTITSKVDKPDKSITSKVDKAENPTKSKVDKAESPLMSKVDKPNKPLVSKVDKPDKPTKSKVDKAKNPKLKGISDIRRFFFKNEEPIYFISATNFNLLGADEWIKGFKFICHIECFDSLHPNVFSPKEEMPHDEFESIEDINNYLLQHPEVQAYIRSRKVRGKAGKVMFLMFNEKTEKLAKKLGLEVIFPTAKMRNLLDNKVNTNRIAEKAGVPCVPYVLSPVKGYKHLGEISEKTLGNDLVIQTPFGDSGHTTFFISNEEEYSKHAEEIEQEDEVKVMKRINCRGSAIEACVTKNGTIVAPLMTELVGFKELTPYKGGWCGNEVYPDAFTPGIRQKTRKYTKLFGDQLKKEGYKGYFELDFLIDQDNGEVYLGELNPRVTGASSITNHALFALADAPLYLFHILEWMNHEYEFSVNALNDRWAKQEYIDGWSQMVVKHTEDTVEYVHAAPRSGIWRMFDNGHIQFNRMDTHRRAVESENEAFFLRITKKGDYLYEGADMGILVSRGRMMTNDFKLTPKAKGWIKAIKSQYSAEMVEDKRVPVMLAGSLTK, encoded by the coding sequence ATGAGCAAAGTAGACAAACCTGAAAATACTATTACGAGCAAAGTAGACAAACCTGATAAGTCTATTACGAGCAAAGTCGACAAAGCTGAAAACCCTACTAAGAGCAAAGTCGACAAAGCTGAAAGCCCTCTTATGAGTAAAGTTGACAAACCTAATAAGCCTCTTGTGAGTAAAGTCGACAAACCTGATAAGCCTACTAAGAGCAAAGTCGACAAAGCTAAAAACCCTAAGCTAAAGGGTATTTCTGATATCAGACGATTTTTCTTTAAAAATGAAGAACCTATCTACTTTATCAGTGCTACCAACTTTAATCTATTGGGTGCCGACGAATGGATTAAGGGGTTCAAGTTTATATGCCACATTGAGTGTTTTGATTCGTTACATCCAAACGTTTTTTCTCCTAAAGAAGAAATGCCACATGATGAGTTCGAGAGCATTGAAGACATCAACAACTATCTTTTGCAACATCCTGAAGTACAGGCCTACATTCGATCAAGAAAGGTGAGAGGCAAGGCAGGTAAAGTCATGTTTTTGATGTTTAATGAAAAAACGGAAAAACTTGCGAAGAAACTAGGGTTGGAAGTTATTTTTCCAACTGCCAAGATGCGTAATTTATTGGACAACAAGGTGAACACCAACAGAATAGCTGAGAAAGCTGGGGTTCCCTGTGTACCTTATGTGCTGTCACCCGTGAAAGGCTACAAACACCTGGGCGAAATTTCTGAAAAAACATTAGGAAATGACCTAGTGATTCAAACACCATTTGGTGATTCGGGACATACCACTTTTTTCATTTCAAATGAAGAGGAGTATTCAAAGCATGCAGAAGAAATCGAGCAGGAAGATGAGGTGAAAGTAATGAAACGCATCAACTGTCGTGGTTCAGCCATCGAAGCTTGTGTAACCAAAAATGGAACAATCGTAGCTCCTTTGATGACCGAACTGGTTGGATTTAAAGAACTTACTCCCTACAAAGGTGGCTGGTGTGGCAATGAGGTTTACCCTGATGCATTTACACCAGGAATAAGACAAAAAACAAGGAAATATACTAAACTTTTTGGTGATCAATTAAAGAAAGAGGGTTACAAAGGATATTTCGAGCTGGACTTCCTAATCGATCAGGACAATGGAGAAGTTTACTTGGGCGAACTAAACCCAAGGGTAACCGGGGCAAGTTCTATTACCAATCACGCTTTATTTGCCTTGGCAGATGCCCCTCTGTACCTTTTTCATATCCTGGAATGGATGAATCATGAGTATGAATTTAGCGTGAATGCCCTCAACGATCGCTGGGCAAAACAAGAATATATTGATGGCTGGAGCCAGATGGTAGTAAAGCATACAGAAGATACTGTGGAGTATGTGCATGCAGCTCCCAGGTCTGGAATCTGGCGTATGTTTGACAACGGACATATCCAGTTTAACAGAATGGATACGCACCGAAGAGCGGTAGAAAGTGAAAATGAAGCCTTTTTTCTGCGCATTACCAAAAAGGGAGATTATCTCTATGAAGGGGCAGATATGGGAATTTTGGTATCAAGGGGGCGCATGATGACCAATGATTTCAAGCTTACGCCAAAGGCTAAAGGTTGGATCAAAGCCATTAAGTCTCAGTATTCTGCTGAAATGGTTGAAGATAAACGAGTGCCTGTAATGCTTGCAGGAAGTTTGACCAAATGA
- a CDS encoding acyl-CoA--6-aminopenicillanic acid acyltransferase produces the protein MESLFTSISEPIADFKWKKIFNERWPAYEAWLTANGSVYDSKMSLAALRKYMPGMVDTHEHLCHLVNANEAAVCFLTGFQPPAYNSACSQAVSTKDTVQLIRNYDYHPDRFEGLLWMTAWNGKKVIASSDCLVGVLDGMNEDGLALSLTFGGREIVGFGFGLPFILRYILEFCSNVAEAVNVLLNVPSHMSYNVTITDKTGIINTVQIAPDRSAVVTSAAFTTNHQGPIEWAENAGFNKTAQRATFLENLLFRGVSGDDLTHSFLQPPLYNTKYFHGLGTLYTAVYNPIERTMYLRWPNDIMVQSFDIFTEEKKLIKFNHN, from the coding sequence ATGGAAAGTCTTTTTACCTCCATTAGTGAGCCAATAGCTGACTTCAAGTGGAAAAAAATATTTAATGAACGGTGGCCTGCGTATGAGGCATGGCTAACAGCCAATGGTTCGGTCTATGACTCAAAAATGTCATTAGCGGCATTACGAAAGTATATGCCTGGAATGGTGGATACCCACGAGCATCTTTGTCATCTGGTGAACGCCAACGAGGCAGCGGTATGCTTTCTCACGGGCTTTCAACCACCAGCATATAATAGTGCCTGCTCTCAGGCGGTTTCCACTAAGGATACTGTCCAGTTGATTCGTAATTACGATTATCATCCCGATCGTTTTGAAGGGCTACTATGGATGACTGCCTGGAATGGAAAGAAAGTAATTGCCAGTAGCGATTGCCTGGTGGGTGTGTTGGATGGTATGAATGAAGATGGATTAGCACTGTCTCTTACTTTTGGCGGACGTGAAATAGTTGGTTTTGGTTTTGGTTTACCATTCATTTTAAGGTACATACTAGAGTTTTGCAGTAATGTAGCAGAAGCAGTAAATGTGTTGTTAAATGTACCATCACATATGTCTTATAATGTAACCATTACTGATAAAACGGGTATAATCAACACCGTTCAAATAGCCCCAGACCGCAGTGCTGTGGTCACAAGTGCTGCTTTTACCACTAATCATCAGGGACCGATAGAATGGGCCGAAAATGCTGGTTTTAATAAAACTGCCCAAAGAGCTACTTTTTTGGAGAATTTATTATTTAGAGGGGTAAGTGGGGATGATTTAACCCACTCTTTTCTACAACCTCCACTTTACAATACGAAGTATTTTCACGGTTTAGGCACACTTTATACCGCAGTATATAATCCAATAGAAAGAACGATGTACTTGCGTTGGCCAAATGATATCATGGTTCAGTCGTTTGATATTTTTACAGAAGAAAAAAAGCTTATAAAATTTAATCATAACTAA